A DNA window from Niabella yanshanensis contains the following coding sequences:
- the lnt gene encoding apolipoprotein N-acyltransferase, which produces MQLPAKNLLTSVLGAILLWAAWPTSPLTLLIFVAWLPMLFLSERSLSWRQYFGYTYIHMVLWNVLTTWWVAKASVVGGVSAFFANSLIMCLPWLLYRFTTKYVKGFTGSLSIVAYWLAFEYLHHNWDLSWPWLTLGNAFATHPGWVQWYEYTGTSGGSLWVLLSNILIFHVLKLYSLEGRTPRYFRNIAAWLLLLFAPILFSFLIKNNLTLLHNKYNVVVVQPNVDPYEKFGTGSEQEQLQKLIHLSRKEIDANTALVVWPETAIPKQTNEDQLRDDFFLSPLWTFLRENPNINLLTGLEGYREFSAKVSRFAKSFRGGGGYYEMYNTALMLDSSKAQIYHKSRLVPGVEVLPGFLAFMAPAFEKFGGTGGGYAKDTNTHVFTTSNNSYQVTPAICYESIYGDYLAAFNRKGANLVCIITNDGWWGDTQGYKQHMNYARLRAIESRKWVARSANTGISCFIDPFGNIIQQLGWNVDGVLKQTVPAYITDTFYTRHGDILSKIMSGLAAALLLLTIIRKIKSRKLPNTSG; this is translated from the coding sequence ATGCAATTACCGGCAAAAAACTTACTGACTTCTGTATTGGGCGCTATACTGCTTTGGGCGGCATGGCCTACCTCACCGCTGACCCTGTTGATTTTTGTAGCCTGGCTTCCCATGCTTTTTTTATCAGAACGCAGCTTAAGCTGGAGACAGTATTTCGGGTACACGTATATCCACATGGTACTGTGGAACGTACTCACCACCTGGTGGGTGGCTAAGGCCAGCGTTGTGGGCGGAGTAAGCGCTTTCTTTGCCAATAGCCTTATTATGTGCCTGCCCTGGCTGCTGTATCGTTTTACGACAAAATATGTAAAAGGATTTACAGGCAGCTTATCCATAGTTGCGTATTGGCTGGCTTTTGAATACCTGCATCACAATTGGGACCTGAGCTGGCCCTGGCTTACATTAGGCAATGCTTTTGCTACACATCCGGGATGGGTACAGTGGTATGAATATACCGGCACTTCAGGAGGAAGCTTGTGGGTACTGTTAAGCAATATTCTCATTTTTCATGTGTTGAAACTATATAGCCTGGAAGGTAGAACGCCTCGTTATTTCAGGAACATAGCGGCATGGCTGCTTTTGCTTTTCGCTCCTATTCTTTTTTCTTTTCTAATAAAAAATAACCTGACGCTACTGCATAATAAATACAATGTTGTGGTAGTGCAGCCGAATGTGGATCCCTATGAAAAGTTTGGTACGGGATCAGAGCAGGAACAATTGCAAAAGCTGATCCATTTATCCAGGAAAGAGATAGATGCTAATACAGCATTGGTAGTATGGCCCGAAACAGCCATACCTAAGCAAACAAACGAAGACCAGCTGAGAGATGATTTTTTCTTGTCACCGCTTTGGACTTTCCTTAGAGAAAATCCAAACATTAACTTACTTACCGGCCTGGAAGGATACAGGGAATTCTCTGCTAAGGTGAGCCGTTTTGCAAAGTCTTTCAGAGGCGGCGGTGGTTATTACGAAATGTATAATACGGCATTGATGCTGGATAGCAGCAAAGCTCAGATCTATCATAAATCAAGACTGGTGCCCGGCGTGGAAGTCTTACCCGGCTTTTTAGCCTTTATGGCCCCTGCCTTCGAGAAATTCGGAGGTACCGGCGGAGGCTATGCTAAAGACACGAATACCCATGTATTTACTACCAGCAATAATAGCTACCAGGTTACGCCTGCTATTTGCTATGAAAGCATTTATGGCGATTACCTGGCTGCATTTAACCGTAAGGGGGCGAACCTGGTTTGCATTATTACCAACGATGGCTGGTGGGGTGATACACAGGGTTATAAACAGCATATGAACTATGCCCGGCTGCGTGCTATAGAAAGCCGCAAATGGGTAGCCCGCAGCGCCAATACAGGCATCAGCTGCTTTATTGATCCATTTGGCAACATTATACAGCAACTGGGCTGGAATGTAGATGGCGTGTTAAAGCAAACAGTACCGGCTTATATCACCGACACTTTTTACACCAGGCACGGAGACATTTTATCGAAGATCATGAGCGGCCTCGCTGCGGCATTATTGTTGCTCACAATAATTCGAAAAATAAAGAGCAGAAAGCTTCCCAACACTTCAGGATAG
- a CDS encoding SDR family NAD(P)-dependent oxidoreductase has protein sequence MNKIVLITGATSGFGEACALKFASNNYDVIVTGRRKERLELLCNKIQEEFSVKALPLSFDIRNKADVLAAVNSLPDEWKKMDILINNAGLAVGRDNFDEASIDDWDVMVDTNLKGLAYMTKAVLPFMINAGSGHIFNLGSISGKEVYAQGNMYCATKHAVNALSQAMRIELLKFNIKVTAIHPGAADTEFSNVRFKGDDAKAAKVYEGIEPLVAQDVANIIFYCAGLPPHVCINDLVVTCTQQANSFYTFKK, from the coding sequence ATGAATAAAATAGTTTTAATTACAGGCGCTACATCAGGATTCGGTGAAGCCTGTGCCTTGAAATTTGCTTCTAATAACTACGATGTAATTGTTACCGGTCGCCGCAAAGAAAGATTGGAATTACTTTGTAACAAAATACAGGAAGAGTTCTCTGTAAAAGCCTTGCCTTTATCTTTTGACATCAGAAACAAAGCAGACGTACTGGCTGCAGTGAACAGTCTACCGGACGAATGGAAAAAGATGGATATCCTCATTAATAATGCCGGATTGGCGGTTGGAAGGGATAATTTTGATGAAGCAAGTATTGACGATTGGGATGTAATGGTAGATACCAATTTAAAGGGCCTTGCTTACATGACCAAGGCCGTTTTACCTTTTATGATCAATGCGGGAAGCGGTCATATCTTTAACCTGGGCTCTATTTCAGGCAAAGAAGTGTACGCCCAGGGAAATATGTATTGCGCTACCAAGCATGCAGTGAATGCATTGAGTCAGGCCATGCGAATAGAGCTGCTGAAGTTTAATATAAAGGTTACTGCCATTCACCCGGGTGCCGCGGATACCGAATTTTCTAATGTTCGCTTTAAAGGCGATGACGCTAAAGCTGCTAAAGTGTATGAGGGCATTGAACCTTTAGTTGCACAGGATGTTGCCAATATCATTTTTTACTGCGCCGGATTGCCGCCGCACGTTTGTATTAACGACCTGGTAGTAACCTGTACGCAACAGGCCAATAGCTTTTATACATTTAAGAAATAG
- a CDS encoding DUF4271 domain-containing protein encodes MARIFLVLFFCISWISDTTAQGNDSLTVNRTDSIAAEKNAILHKSIELSRKILSRHPYYNFTKKAAYPPYTVKVAAPGKEVYFYIVAGLFLLFAIFKASFDKYFTDLMNLFFRRSLKQRQLKQQVVQNSLPSLLFNVLFVITAGFYVAIFLQKNIDLSQLELPLWQLFIYTTIAISMIYLGKYFVLKFIGWVFRIGKLTDNYIFLIFLVNKVLTILILPLIIVIALSGKPVSTIAWTLSWLLIAGFILYRYISAVGIVRKDNSISFFHFILYVGAFEILPTIILYKGILSILK; translated from the coding sequence TTGGCCAGGATTTTTTTAGTATTATTTTTTTGCATTTCATGGATATCTGACACAACAGCTCAAGGTAACGATAGTCTTACTGTTAACCGGACAGATAGCATAGCGGCTGAAAAAAATGCCATCCTTCATAAAAGCATAGAGCTATCCCGTAAAATCCTTAGCCGCCATCCTTATTATAATTTTACAAAAAAGGCCGCATATCCACCATATACAGTTAAAGTAGCCGCGCCGGGCAAAGAAGTTTATTTTTATATCGTTGCGGGTTTATTTCTCCTGTTCGCGATCTTTAAGGCAAGCTTCGACAAGTACTTTACGGACCTCATGAACCTTTTTTTCAGAAGAAGTCTTAAGCAACGCCAGTTAAAGCAACAGGTAGTTCAAAACTCGCTGCCCTCTCTTTTATTTAATGTACTATTTGTTATAACCGCAGGATTCTACGTGGCCATTTTCCTACAAAAGAATATAGACCTGTCTCAATTGGAACTTCCGTTATGGCAACTGTTCATTTATACAACAATAGCCATAAGCATGATCTACCTCGGCAAGTATTTTGTGCTCAAATTTATTGGCTGGGTTTTTAGAATCGGTAAATTGACGGATAATTATATCTTCCTGATCTTCCTGGTAAACAAAGTACTTACCATTCTTATTTTACCATTGATTATTGTGATTGCTTTATCAGGAAAACCGGTAAGCACGATTGCCTGGACCTTAAGCTGGTTGCTGATTGCAGGATTTATTTTATATCGTTATATATCAGCTGTTGGTATTGTCCGGAAAGATAACAGCATCAGTTTTTTTCACTTCATTTTGTACGTAGGAGCATTTGAAATTTTACCTACGATCATCCTCTATAAAGGAATATTATCCATTTTAAAATAA
- a CDS encoding uroporphyrinogen-III synthase produces MKLDFEPLISIVPISGKDFRQQKINIVRFTGVIFTSRNAIDHFFRTCEENKITVSQDTKYFCITEAVALYLQKFILYRKRKVFYGADGTNKSLFDVMNKHKENLSFLYVCSENQQDSDIVNWLKNNNCDFELAFMYRSQSNDIKKTVGEKSFDIVCFFTPSGIKSWFDNFPKFKQNGMVVGTFGDNTKAEAVKLGLNPEIIAPKPKTPSMITALDHFLADTNKK; encoded by the coding sequence GTGAAACTTGATTTTGAGCCGCTGATAAGTATAGTCCCCATTTCCGGTAAAGACTTCAGGCAGCAAAAAATAAATATTGTTCGCTTTACCGGTGTCATATTTACAAGTCGTAATGCTATTGATCATTTTTTCCGCACCTGCGAGGAGAATAAAATCACTGTATCCCAGGATACCAAATATTTCTGCATTACAGAGGCTGTAGCCTTATACCTTCAAAAATTTATTCTGTATAGAAAACGTAAAGTCTTTTACGGAGCCGATGGCACTAATAAAAGCCTGTTTGATGTAATGAACAAACACAAAGAAAATCTCAGCTTTCTTTATGTTTGCTCCGAAAACCAGCAGGATAGCGATATTGTGAATTGGTTAAAAAATAATAATTGCGATTTCGAGCTGGCGTTTATGTATCGTTCTCAAAGCAACGACATCAAGAAAACTGTGGGTGAGAAAAGCTTTGACATAGTATGCTTTTTTACACCGTCCGGGATAAAAAGCTGGTTCGACAATTTTCCTAAATTCAAACAAAACGGGATGGTCGTAGGTACTTTTGGGGACAATACTAAGGCCGAAGCTGTTAAGCTGGGACTTAACCCTGAAATTATAGCACCCAAGCCTAAAACTCCCAGCATGATCACTGCATTAGATCATTTCCTGGCGGACACTAACAAAAAGTAG
- a CDS encoding alpha/beta fold hydrolase, with product MHRKSITVEGKLISYLAGGEGNAVVLLHGFGVDSSAWVEQINYLQKSYRVIAPDLPGIGVSEFTGNVSMEGVATIVKEILEAEEIEQAAIIGHSLGGYIALAFAEKYPELLSGLGLFHSTAIADNDEKKATRQKGIEFTDKHGAAPFLETTAPKMFAASTKTDNKERYEHFMSHLPEMSKEAIISYYEAMMQRPDRVEILRKVKVPVLFVYGKQDEIIPLDKTIEQASIPSISSVNILKKSGHLGMIEEPQEANKAIEDFLSDI from the coding sequence ATGCATAGAAAATCAATAACCGTTGAAGGCAAACTGATCAGTTATCTGGCTGGCGGTGAAGGCAATGCGGTTGTGCTGTTGCATGGGTTTGGCGTAGACAGCTCTGCCTGGGTAGAGCAAATCAATTACCTGCAGAAAAGCTACCGGGTTATTGCTCCTGATCTTCCGGGCATCGGTGTATCGGAATTCACCGGCAATGTAAGCATGGAGGGAGTAGCCACAATTGTAAAGGAAATACTGGAGGCGGAAGAAATAGAACAGGCCGCAATAATAGGGCACAGCCTGGGAGGGTATATCGCTTTGGCATTTGCAGAAAAATATCCTGAGCTGCTATCGGGGTTAGGCTTGTTTCATTCCACCGCCATTGCAGATAACGATGAGAAGAAGGCTACCAGGCAAAAAGGTATCGAATTTACAGACAAACATGGCGCAGCGCCTTTTCTTGAAACCACGGCACCCAAAATGTTTGCAGCCAGTACTAAAACCGATAACAAAGAACGCTACGAACACTTCATGAGCCACCTGCCCGAAATGAGTAAAGAAGCAATAATTAGCTATTACGAAGCGATGATGCAAAGACCGGATCGTGTAGAGATACTCAGGAAAGTAAAAGTGCCTGTTCTCTTTGTTTATGGCAAACAGGATGAGATCATACCACTGGATAAAACAATTGAGCAAGCCTCCATTCCGTCCATTTCATCTGTCAATATTTTAAAAAAATCAGGTCATTTAGGAATGATAGAAGAACCCCAAGAGGCGAATAAAGCAATTGAAGATTTTTTATCCGATATTTAA
- a CDS encoding POTRA domain-containing protein, which translates to MKPAKIRYLLTAFLLLHILLTQGQNRYSLSVVPVDRDSAFAQTVIQPKKEFINRDECAGYIQQLIPALQAKGYITASIDSVQSDSLHSTVHIFFGEIYQWASVHANEASRHWLSRVGWTPDQLTQQQYDPDKIVTLQQRMLEYMENNGYPFARIFLDSLQINGRDVSGRMNVHPGPLYHIDSIKVTGNAKISNEYLQQFLGIKNGSIYSKEKLAQISTELKKLNYVTEEFPPQLIWGSTGATIEVFLQQKKSSQVNIIIGFLPNSDASANRKMLITGEGLLNLKNAFGAGETIGLTWQRLQAASQRLSMNYDQPYLFKSPLGVDFGFNMLKRDSAFLNFDIRLGAQLALNRQQRVKLYVQRFSSILNYISESAVIATRKLPEEADVKITNLGIEYVLNSTNYIFNPVSGLELLFNTSVGNKNIKPNNQIVDLEDPDDPDFDFASLYDTVKTKSYQVRSVLAAAKYFPIGKAARSTIKTAINGGYISGSNIFRNELFQIGGYRLLRGFDEQSQFLSQYGIGTLEYRYLIGENSYFNVFADGGWGKNAARGSNINYTYLSGGLGMAFETKVGLFNLAWAVGKRNDTQFNLRQSKIHFGFVNYF; encoded by the coding sequence TTGAAACCTGCAAAGATACGATACCTGCTTACAGCATTTTTGCTTTTACATATTTTGCTGACACAAGGGCAAAACAGGTATAGCTTATCTGTTGTGCCGGTTGACAGGGACAGTGCATTTGCACAAACGGTGATTCAGCCTAAAAAAGAATTCATCAACCGGGATGAATGTGCCGGTTATATCCAGCAGCTGATTCCTGCTCTGCAGGCAAAAGGCTATATTACAGCGTCAATCGACTCTGTACAGTCCGATTCCCTGCACAGTACTGTTCATATCTTCTTCGGAGAAATTTATCAATGGGCTTCGGTGCACGCCAACGAAGCCTCCCGGCACTGGCTAAGCCGGGTGGGCTGGACTCCCGATCAGCTCACGCAACAACAGTACGACCCTGATAAAATTGTTACACTTCAACAGCGCATGCTGGAATACATGGAAAACAATGGTTATCCTTTTGCCCGCATCTTCCTGGATAGCCTGCAGATAAATGGCCGGGATGTTTCCGGACGGATGAATGTTCACCCCGGGCCTCTTTATCATATTGATAGTATAAAAGTTACCGGCAACGCCAAAATAAGCAATGAATATCTGCAGCAATTTTTAGGAATTAAAAACGGATCTATCTATAGCAAAGAGAAGCTAGCGCAAATCAGTACCGAACTAAAGAAACTCAATTATGTAACAGAAGAATTCCCCCCTCAACTCATATGGGGAAGTACAGGGGCCACCATAGAGGTTTTTCTGCAACAGAAGAAAAGCAGCCAGGTGAATATCATTATTGGCTTTCTGCCCAATAGCGACGCCTCTGCTAACCGTAAAATGCTGATAACCGGAGAAGGATTGCTCAATTTAAAAAATGCCTTTGGAGCCGGAGAAACGATTGGCCTCACCTGGCAACGGCTTCAGGCTGCTTCGCAACGGCTTAGTATGAATTACGATCAGCCTTATCTTTTTAAATCTCCGTTAGGCGTTGACTTTGGCTTTAATATGCTCAAAAGAGACTCGGCATTTTTAAACTTCGACATCCGGCTGGGCGCACAGCTGGCACTAAACCGGCAGCAACGTGTAAAATTATATGTGCAGCGGTTCAGTAGTATTTTAAACTACATCAGTGAATCGGCGGTTATTGCTACCAGGAAATTACCCGAAGAAGCCGATGTAAAAATCACCAATCTCGGGATTGAGTATGTACTAAACAGTACCAATTATATTTTTAACCCCGTGAGTGGCCTGGAACTGCTGTTCAACACTTCGGTAGGCAATAAGAATATTAAGCCTAACAATCAGATAGTAGACCTGGAAGACCCCGATGATCCGGATTTTGATTTCGCAAGCTTATACGACACTGTTAAAACGAAATCTTACCAGGTAAGGTCTGTACTGGCGGCTGCAAAATATTTCCCTATAGGCAAAGCGGCAAGGAGCACGATTAAGACAGCCATTAACGGCGGTTACATTTCCGGCTCCAATATATTTAGAAATGAACTCTTTCAAATTGGTGGTTACCGGCTGCTCAGGGGTTTTGATGAGCAAAGCCAGTTCCTCTCACAATATGGCATCGGAACGCTGGAGTATCGCTACCTGATTGGTGAAAACTCGTATTTTAACGTCTTTGCCGACGGTGGATGGGGAAAGAATGCAGCCAGGGGGAGCAATATCAATTATACCTATCTGTCTGGAGGACTTGGGATGGCATTTGAAACCAAAGTAGGTCTGTTTAACCTGGCCTGGGCCGTTGGCAAAAGAAATGATACACAATTCAATCTGCGGCAGTCAAAAATTCATTTCGGGTTCGTTAATTACTTTTAA
- a CDS encoding NAD(P)H-dependent glycerol-3-phosphate dehydrogenase, whose protein sequence is MAIKFGVIGSGSWATALVKIITDNGNKVNWWVRNDASASYIKKRSHNPHYLTSAVLKTKHLKIETDLKKVVAAANVLIIAVPSAYTTGVLSELEPGDLKNKKVLSAVKGILPKENILLNEYLTKEFNIPLQNYFAVLGPCHAEEVAAEKLSYLTFSGADIEMTKKIAAYFTSPAINTVVNDDILGVQYAAVLKNIYALGAGIAHGLDYGDNFQSVYIANCADEMAAFLRTFGAQHIVVGEHEANLVTGGKSANYAASVYLGDLLVTCYSLYSRNRTFGNMIGKGYSVKAAQLELNMVAEGYNAAKCIYNINKKIKAEMPIAENIYNILWDKLTPAKGFEAIEKVLI, encoded by the coding sequence ATGGCGATTAAATTTGGTGTTATAGGAAGCGGCAGCTGGGCTACTGCGCTGGTAAAGATCATTACAGATAATGGTAATAAGGTAAATTGGTGGGTGAGAAATGACGCATCTGCGTCATATATAAAAAAAAGATCACACAACCCTCATTACCTTACTTCAGCAGTTTTAAAAACGAAGCATTTAAAAATAGAGACAGATCTGAAAAAAGTGGTAGCGGCCGCTAATGTGCTTATCATAGCCGTACCCTCCGCGTATACCACCGGGGTATTATCAGAACTGGAGCCCGGCGATCTGAAAAACAAAAAGGTATTATCGGCGGTAAAGGGTATTCTCCCCAAAGAGAATATATTGCTGAATGAGTACCTTACCAAAGAATTTAACATCCCCCTGCAAAACTATTTTGCTGTTTTAGGCCCCTGTCATGCCGAAGAAGTAGCAGCGGAAAAACTTTCATATCTGACCTTCTCAGGTGCCGATATCGAAATGACAAAAAAAATTGCAGCATATTTCACTTCACCTGCCATTAATACCGTGGTGAACGATGATATCCTTGGCGTGCAATATGCTGCCGTTCTTAAAAATATATATGCCCTGGGCGCGGGTATTGCTCATGGGCTGGACTATGGGGATAATTTTCAAAGCGTTTATATTGCCAATTGCGCCGATGAAATGGCTGCTTTTCTAAGAACTTTTGGAGCCCAACATATTGTGGTAGGCGAACATGAGGCCAACCTGGTTACAGGTGGAAAATCGGCCAACTACGCCGCATCTGTGTACCTGGGCGATTTATTGGTTACCTGCTATTCCCTATACAGCCGCAATCGCACATTTGGCAATATGATCGGCAAAGGCTATTCGGTAAAAGCTGCACAGCTGGAGTTAAACATGGTGGCTGAAGGCTATAATGCCGCCAAATGCATCTACAATATCAATAAAAAAATTAAGGCTGAAATGCCCATTGCAGAAAACATCTACAATATATTATGGGATAAGCTTACACCTGCCAAAGGTTTCGAAGCTATTGAAAAAGTGTTGATATAA
- a CDS encoding TlpA family protein disulfide reductase, translated as MTLSAITTATLSLFLNIANAQDSIIINGNIPGVEEGTRIFFMKKEGNVGTTVAKDSVVNGRFRISYLPGTKETEQYSIMADGKGFPSMSLKLWASAGSSIAVEGNNKLIYTWSVKSNVPEQKEWLYFVNSNKQHWDAYQQLSVQRSELINDYRKSDATKAEKTSLKAKIDSVDNLSDKIEYTIRKNNLDLLEKDKMTPTRMEVLSGIASAIKWNKAETFRPAVTKIYSQLSSDFKNSVEGQEIALVLYPPAIVKPGEPMFDTLLKDLDGNSYHLADFKGKYILLDFWSFGCGPCHASVPEMKELHEKLKDSLTIVGLSSDNKKMWRQATDLFKMTWKNLSDGNENRGIYARYGVEGIPNYVLIAPDGIVKASWTGYGTGSLKSKVKELTGLSASIQ; from the coding sequence ATGACACTATCGGCAATCACCACAGCTACCCTGTCTCTTTTTTTGAATATCGCAAATGCCCAGGATTCCATCATTATCAATGGCAACATACCAGGCGTTGAAGAAGGTACGCGTATTTTCTTTATGAAAAAAGAAGGGAATGTAGGCACTACGGTAGCAAAGGATAGCGTAGTAAACGGCCGGTTCCGCATCAGTTACCTCCCGGGTACAAAAGAAACGGAACAATATTCAATAATGGCCGATGGCAAGGGCTTTCCGTCTATGAGCCTGAAACTATGGGCAAGTGCCGGGAGCTCCATTGCGGTTGAAGGTAATAATAAGCTGATCTATACCTGGAGCGTAAAAAGCAATGTTCCTGAACAAAAAGAATGGCTTTATTTTGTGAACTCCAATAAGCAACATTGGGATGCATACCAGCAATTGTCGGTTCAACGCTCAGAGTTGATAAATGATTACCGTAAAAGTGATGCTACAAAGGCAGAAAAAACAAGCCTGAAAGCTAAAATAGATTCCGTAGACAATCTTTCTGATAAGATCGAATATACTATACGGAAAAACAACCTGGACCTTTTGGAAAAAGATAAAATGACGCCCACACGCATGGAAGTACTAAGTGGTATAGCCAGTGCTATCAAATGGAACAAAGCTGAAACTTTTCGTCCTGCTGTTACAAAGATCTACAGCCAGCTAAGTTCTGATTTCAAAAACAGTGTGGAGGGGCAGGAAATTGCGTTAGTACTATATCCGCCTGCCATTGTAAAACCGGGTGAACCGATGTTCGACACCCTGCTGAAAGATTTAGACGGCAACAGCTATCACCTCGCAGACTTCAAGGGTAAATACATTTTGCTGGATTTTTGGAGCTTCGGCTGTGGCCCTTGTCATGCCTCGGTTCCGGAAATGAAAGAGCTCCATGAAAAACTTAAAGACAGCCTCACTATTGTAGGCTTAAGCAGCGATAATAAGAAAATGTGGCGGCAAGCTACAGATCTCTTTAAGATGACCTGGAAAAATTTGAGTGACGGGAATGAAAACAGGGGTATTTATGCACGATACGGCGTAGAAGGTATTCCTAACTACGTGCTGATTGCCCCGGATGGTATTGTAAAGGCAAGCTGGACCGGTTACGGAACCGGAAGTTTAAAAAGCAAAGTCAAAGAGCTCACCGGTTTATCGGCCTCTATTCAATAA
- the hemW gene encoding radical SAM family heme chaperone HemW, whose translation MSGIYIHIPFCRQACNYCNFHFATSLLKKEAMLAALNKEILMVAAENNWRVNTIYLGGGTPSLLEAEEVWTMLNTIRSVHQVDGGAEITLEANPDDLTEDKLRGWREAGINRLSIGVQSFFEEDLHWMNRAHNAVQAKEGLKLALQYFDNITMDLIYGTPGLTHEKWQRNVETALALQIPHLSCYALTVEPRTPLDKLIRMHQKDDINPDIQSEQFLLLMGWLRAAGYEHYEISNFAKPGFRSRHNSSYWQGKPYVGIGPSAHSFNGAERRWNVANNQRYIDAIDKDTLPVEKELLTPVQQMNEAIMISLRTIEGVDLNRFSEEGAQQVLKAARRYIDRGLVINEPGRLRLTDEGKLYADGIAADLFFDVQATV comes from the coding sequence ATGAGCGGTATTTATATCCATATACCTTTTTGCCGGCAGGCCTGTAATTATTGCAATTTTCATTTTGCTACATCTTTATTAAAGAAGGAAGCCATGTTGGCTGCCCTTAATAAGGAAATTTTAATGGTAGCGGCAGAAAACAACTGGCGGGTGAATACTATTTATTTAGGAGGGGGAACACCCAGTCTTTTGGAAGCAGAAGAGGTGTGGACTATGTTAAATACTATTCGATCTGTGCATCAGGTGGACGGAGGAGCTGAAATAACATTGGAGGCCAACCCGGATGATTTGACAGAGGATAAACTAAGAGGTTGGCGGGAGGCGGGCATTAACCGGTTAAGTATCGGCGTCCAGTCTTTTTTTGAGGAGGATCTGCATTGGATGAACCGGGCTCATAACGCTGTTCAGGCTAAAGAAGGGCTGAAACTGGCATTGCAATATTTTGATAATATTACAATGGACCTGATTTATGGAACTCCGGGTCTCACCCATGAGAAATGGCAACGTAATGTAGAAACAGCGCTCGCATTACAAATCCCTCATTTATCTTGCTATGCATTAACGGTTGAGCCGCGCACACCACTGGATAAGCTAATCAGGATGCATCAAAAGGATGATATAAATCCTGATATCCAATCGGAGCAGTTTTTATTATTGATGGGATGGCTGAGGGCTGCCGGGTATGAGCATTATGAAATATCGAATTTTGCAAAGCCAGGTTTCCGGAGCCGGCATAATTCATCCTATTGGCAGGGGAAACCCTATGTGGGCATTGGTCCGTCTGCACATTCATTTAACGGGGCTGAGCGTAGATGGAATGTTGCTAATAACCAACGATATATCGATGCGATAGATAAAGATACGCTTCCGGTGGAGAAGGAATTACTCACTCCTGTGCAACAGATGAATGAAGCTATTATGATCTCGCTTCGTACCATAGAAGGAGTGGACTTAAATCGCTTTTCTGAGGAGGGCGCTCAACAGGTGCTGAAGGCCGCCCGGAGATATATAGACCGGGGGCTTGTTATCAATGAACCGGGCAGGCTACGCCTCACTGATGAAGGTAAATTGTATGCAGATGGCATTGCAGCTGATCTTTTTTTTGACGTTCAGGCAACGGTTTAA
- a CDS encoding outer membrane protein assembly factor BamD, with protein sequence MRFVIAVFLVASLVSCGPGMNKILKSKDPAFKLKMADQFYAKKKWMKAYTIYEDVIPYYKTTPQFQDIYYKYAYTTFNQKDYANAENLFKTFLESFPNSPRAEEMEYMRAYIFYLQSPKAELDQSNTYKAISNLQTFVNTHPQSVRITEANRYIDELRKKLESKDYKSAMLYYNIGEFRAAGVTFSTLLDNYPESLVADEYKYMAVKSFFRTAGLTTAAKKTERYQDVINEANEFIERFPESKYRKDVESYISLSNTEIQKFTNNEQVKTTT encoded by the coding sequence ATGAGATTTGTAATCGCTGTTTTTTTGGTAGCTTCTTTAGTATCATGCGGCCCCGGCATGAACAAGATATTGAAGAGTAAGGATCCTGCATTTAAGCTTAAAATGGCAGATCAGTTCTATGCAAAGAAAAAATGGATGAAGGCCTATACGATCTACGAGGATGTAATTCCTTATTACAAAACAACACCTCAGTTTCAGGATATTTACTACAAATACGCTTATACCACTTTCAATCAAAAGGATTACGCAAACGCGGAAAACCTGTTCAAAACCTTTCTGGAAAGTTTCCCTAACAGTCCCCGGGCTGAGGAAATGGAATATATGAGGGCGTACATTTTTTACCTGCAGTCTCCCAAAGCAGAATTGGACCAGTCCAATACTTATAAAGCGATCAGCAATCTCCAGACTTTTGTAAATACGCACCCGCAGTCAGTTCGCATTACAGAAGCAAACCGGTATATTGATGAATTAAGAAAAAAACTGGAGAGTAAAGATTATAAGTCTGCAATGCTATATTACAATATTGGCGAATTCAGAGCAGCAGGCGTTACATTTTCTACTTTACTGGATAACTATCCTGAATCTCTTGTTGCTGATGAGTATAAATACATGGCGGTGAAGTCTTTTTTCCGTACAGCGGGGCTTACAACAGCCGCAAAGAAAACAGAACGTTACCAGGACGTGATCAATGAAGCGAATGAATTTATTGAGCGTTTCCCCGAAAGCAAATACCGTAAAGATGTAGAAAGCTACATCTCTTTATCAAATACAGAAATACAAAAATTTACGAATAATGAGCAAGTTAAGACGACAACTTAG